In the Streptomyces sp. SJL17-4 genome, CCACCAGGGCGGGCACGGCGTATGTCGTCGCGCCCATCCGTCCCGCGGTCGTCCGGGCCAGGGCGTAGGCCCAGGTCGTGAACGCGAGCGCGGTCGGGAACACGCCCAGATAGACCATGTTCAGGGTCGCCGACAGTGGGGCCCGGCCCGCCTCGTCGACCAGCTGCCCGGCGAACGGCAGACAGGCCACCGCCCCCACCAGGCACCCGAACGTCGTCACCTGGAGCGCGCTGCCGTGGGCGAGCGCCGGCTTCTGCGCCACGACCCCGCCCGCGTACGCCATCGCCGCGAGGACACAGAGGAACACGCCGAGCACCGAGGCGTGCGCGCCGGAGGAGGCGCTGGACATCGAGAGGCCCACGACCACCGCGCCCGCGAAGGAGACCGCCATGCCCGCGACCAGCCGCGGCGGCAGGGACTCCTTCAGGAACCGGGCGCCGAGCAGTGCGATCAGGATCGGTCCGA is a window encoding:
- a CDS encoding DMT family transporter produces the protein MQKQSSRLALAAAGVTVVLWASAFVSIRSAGEAYSPGALALGRLLAGALVLGAVLLIRREGLPPRAAWPGILVSGLLWFGVYMVVLNWGEQEVDAGTAAMVVNIGPILIALLGARFLKESLPPRLVAGMAVSFAGAVVVGLSMSSASSGAHASVLGVFLCVLAAMAYAGGVVAQKPALAHGSALQVTTFGCLVGAVACLPFAGQLVDEAGRAPLSATLNMVYLGVFPTALAFTTWAYALARTTAGRMGATTYAVPALVVLMAWLFLGELPGLLTLAGGALCLAGVAVSRSRARSSVGAGTAEST